In Glycine max cultivar Williams 82 chromosome 7, Glycine_max_v4.0, whole genome shotgun sequence, a single window of DNA contains:
- the LOC102667825 gene encoding uncharacterized protein has translation MCPTPAKVNTKGASKKAMSRNPRSTKRDPCYWEYVDAFESMQNSNSSVRHTASSSEQPNQRTMMPMLDQFQPFMHDFIDKIVDVKADGNCGYQSVADLLGMGQDSWSVVRNHLLKELANFSEDYIKLFGDTERFEEFRM, from the exons ATGTGTCCTACTCCAGCAAAGGTTAACACAAAGGGGGCATCAAAGAAAGCTATGAGCAGGAACCCAAGGTCAACAAAGCGCGATCCATgttactgggagtatgtagaTGCCTTTGAATCTATGCAAAATAGCAATTCTTCGGTGAGGCATACTGCATCATCCTCTGAGCAACCGAATCAAAGAACGATGATGCCCATGTTGGACCAGTTTCAGCCATTTATGCACGACTTCATTGATAagattgttgatgtcaaagctgatggtaactgtggatatcagTCGGTTGCCgatttattaggtatgggtcaaGACTCTTGGTCAGTGGTCCGCAACCAcctgcttaaagaacttgccaaCTTCTCAGAAGACTATATCAAGCTCTTTGGTGACACggagagatttgaggaatttaggat gTGA